Part of the Methanobacterium spitsbergense genome, TGTTTCAGTTGGCCTAAAAGTACTGTGAGGACCACCAATAACAATCAGTGAATCTGGCAATACATTTCTAACAGCATTTGAATATTCCAGTGCATTTTTTATGGTAGATGTTGTTGCTGTGATTCCAATAAGCTTTGGATCAAGTTTTGATGCAATTTTAGATACTTGTTCCTGCCCTAACTTCTCCAGATCATCGTCTATTATTTTAACAGACATTGATGCATTTTCAAGAGCTCCCCCTAGGTACATGAGATTAAGTGGAGGGGTAATAAAACCTAAACCATTTTTTACCGCGTTTTCATCGTATGGATTTATTAATATTGTATCCATTTAAACCGCCTTCTTTCTTGATATAAATTTGGGTTCAAAAATAAATAAAGTTACGCTTTAATTTCAAAAAATTTAATTTAAAAAAAAATAAAAAATTTAGGGAGGATTAATTATTATTCCTCTCCTTTTCTTCTTTTCCTTAATACTCTGAAAGCTACTAGTGCACCAATTATCACAACGACTATGGCTGCTATGTAATAGACATATGGAGTTACTGGTCCAGATTTTCGTGTAAAGTCCAATGCGTACATGTTTCCGTTGGCATCACCAGATATTATATCGTCACCGTATATTGCAGGTGAACTCAGCGGTGAATTGAAGAGGTAATAACCTGGCATGAAGCTCCATTCTTCTTTTCCACTGAATTTATTCAATACATAGACTGTTCCACTTGTTGATGTAACAACTATGTTGTCTCCCATAAGTGCAGGGGTTGATTCGACATTTCCTGTGTTAACAGACCATTTTAATTTTCCGTCACGCATGTCAAGAGCAGTTACATTTCCATTATCTGAACCTACAAATAGAGAGTTATCATTTGAATTGAGGAGTGCTGATGATTTTACAGAATCGTTTAAGTTATATGTCCATAAAACTGATCCATCTCCTGTGTTCATAGCATAGAAGTTTCCATTATCGGTTCCCATGTATAATGTGGTATTATTAATTGCAGGAGATGATCTCACAGCACTACCAGTATCAAATTCCCAGGCTTTTGTACCGTTGTTGATACCAACTGCGTATATTTTACCATCGTCAGATCCGAAGTACACGGTGTCGTTGAATACTGTTGGTGAAGATCTAACAGCGTTTGCTGTTTGGAATTCCCATTTCATTGTGCTGTCGTTGGTATTCAATGCATATAACCTCTGATCATCTGATCCAAAGTATATGATTCCATTATCTATTGCAGGAGTTGTTTCAATTGAATTTCCTGTTTTATATTTCCATACGTCATCTCCTGTCTTTTTATTTAAAGCATAGAGATAACTATCACCTGAACCGAAATACACATTATCACCAACTACAACAGGGGCAGCTGTGATATTTCCTTCGGCTTTATAATCCCAAACTTTGGTGCCGTCATCTAGGTTAAGTGCTGAGAATAAACCTTTGGTTGAACCAAAGTATATTATTTTATCTGAAATAGCAGGGGAGGTTAATATTCCTGCTGTTTGGAATATCCAAGAGTCTGGATTGAAATCCGATGCTTCATCCATGTAACCTGTGTGGTTGGTGTTTAGCTGAAACATTGGCCAGTCTGTTGCAGAAGCTGGAGCAATTGCTATTGGACTTACAAAAAGACAAATCATCATAAATCCAATCAATATATTCTTTTTTCCAATCATTTTATCACCTAATTATAAGAATTTAATTCGTAATTTCTATTTATATATCTCTGTTAAATTTGGTTACTCCTAAATAGAAGAATATTGCTGTGAATCCTAAGAGTACTGCAACATCTAACCATATATCTCCTATGCCTGATCCTTTTAACATTACAGCCCTTAAAGCATCGTTCACATAAGTTAATGGTAAAATATATGCAATTTTTTGGAATATCCATGGCATTGTTTCGATAGGATAGAATACACCAGACAGAAACATCATTGGCATGGTAATAGGCATTACAGTCTGCATGAAATCTTCTTGTGATGAAACTCTGGCTGATACCATGATTCCAAATCCTATGAAACATAGAGCCCCTAGTATTAACAGAAGAATCGTCAGTATAATACTTCCATTAATTATAATTCCAAATAGGACTATCGCCGCCACTATCAGCAGAATTCCTCTTCCAGTTTCCTGTACTAATTTGGATATAATTTTTCCACCTACTACTGTTGCGACACTA contains:
- a CDS encoding PQQ-binding-like beta-propeller repeat protein, coding for MIGKKNILIGFMMICLFVSPIAIAPASATDWPMFQLNTNHTGYMDEASDFNPDSWIFQTAGILTSPAISDKIIYFGSTKGLFSALNLDDGTKVWDYKAEGNITAAPVVVGDNVYFGSGDSYLYALNKKTGDDVWKYKTGNSIETTPAIDNGIIYFGSDDQRLYALNTNDSTMKWEFQTANAVRSSPTVFNDTVYFGSDDGKIYAVGINNGTKAWEFDTGSAVRSSPAINNTTLYMGTDNGNFYAMNTGDGSVLWTYNLNDSVKSSALLNSNDNSLFVGSDNGNVTALDMRDGKLKWSVNTGNVESTPALMGDNIVVTSTSGTVYVLNKFSGKEEWSFMPGYYLFNSPLSSPAIYGDDIISGDANGNMYALDFTRKSGPVTPYVYYIAAIVVVIIGALVAFRVLRKRRKGEE